From Psychroflexus torquis ATCC 700755, the proteins below share one genomic window:
- the tpiA gene encoding triose-phosphate isomerase: MRTQIVAGNWKMNCDLDESQHLLNALKQKDFSKSNAEVIVAPPFTNLYAAHKTLENSSIKISSQNINENDKGAYTGEISPSMLKSVGVEYAIIGHSERRAIYEESDDLLAKKVTAALKHDLKVMFCIGEDLEKRKADKHFEVVEEQLKNGLFHIDASEMKDVVIAYEPVWAIGTGETASPEQAQEIHEHIRKILAKQYSQEIADQTSILYGGSVKPNNAKEIFAKKDVDGGLIGGASLDADSFAEIVMSF; this comes from the coding sequence ATGAGAACTCAAATTGTAGCAGGAAACTGGAAAATGAATTGTGATTTAGATGAATCACAACATCTTTTGAATGCTTTAAAACAAAAAGATTTTTCTAAATCTAACGCAGAAGTTATTGTTGCACCACCCTTCACCAACTTGTATGCGGCTCACAAGACCTTAGAAAATTCTTCAATAAAGATTTCATCTCAAAACATCAATGAAAACGACAAAGGCGCTTATACAGGAGAAATCTCTCCTAGTATGCTGAAAAGTGTTGGTGTAGAATACGCTATCATTGGACATAGTGAGCGAAGAGCCATCTATGAAGAAAGCGATGATTTACTTGCAAAAAAGGTGACTGCCGCTCTGAAGCATGACCTTAAAGTGATGTTCTGTATCGGTGAAGACCTAGAGAAAAGAAAAGCTGACAAACATTTTGAAGTGGTAGAAGAACAATTGAAGAATGGTCTTTTTCATATTGACGCTTCAGAAATGAAAGATGTAGTGATTGCTTATGAACCCGTCTGGGCCATTGGAACAGGAGAAACAGCTTCTCCAGAACAAGCCCAAGAGATTCATGAACACATCCGCAAGATTTTAGCTAAACAATACAGCCAAGAGATTGCCGATCAAACCTCTATCCTTTATGGAGGAAGTGTCAAACCAAATAATGCTAAAGAAATTTTTGCTAAAAAAGATGTTGATGGTGGGCTTATAGGGGGTGCCTCTCTAGATGCAGATAGTTTTGCAGAAATTGTAATGTCTTTCTAA
- a CDS encoding ABC transporter permease, whose protein sequence is MLKLIFQKVGYALLTIFGVVTVIFFLFSVLPGDPAQMMLGQNETQEQLQKQKEKYGFDKPISQQYLFYLNDLSPLSWHSQETSDFTYFEDDKYSGVKLLNISTGSLYFKYPYLRTSFQRQDQDVIDIIKQTLPNTAILAISSIIVALLIGIFLGIISALQKDTWIDKGIQVLSTLGMSLPSFFSAILAAWLFGFVLREYTGLNMTGNLYELDDFGEEKRLHFKNLILPSLVLGIRPLAVVVQLMRSSLLEVFQQDYIRTAKAKGLNTYSIIVGHSLKNALNPVITAISGWFASMLAGAVFVEYIFGWNGLGKEIVDALNTLDLPIIMGAVLTIAIVFIIINIFVDIIYKLLDPRIT, encoded by the coding sequence GTGCTAAAATTAATTTTTCAAAAGGTGGGCTATGCTCTTTTAACTATTTTTGGGGTTGTAACTGTCATCTTTTTTTTATTTAGCGTTTTACCTGGAGACCCTGCACAAATGATGTTAGGGCAAAATGAAACCCAAGAACAACTTCAGAAACAAAAAGAAAAATATGGGTTCGATAAGCCTATAAGTCAGCAATATCTATTCTATCTCAACGATTTGTCTCCATTATCTTGGCATAGTCAGGAAACTTCAGATTTCACTTACTTTGAGGATGATAAATATTCCGGGGTAAAATTACTGAACATCTCCACAGGAAGTTTGTATTTTAAATATCCATACCTAAGAACTTCATTTCAACGACAAGACCAAGATGTCATCGATATTATTAAGCAAACTTTGCCCAATACAGCGATTTTGGCTATATCGTCGATCATAGTGGCTTTGTTAATTGGTATTTTCTTAGGGATTATTTCTGCCCTTCAAAAGGATACTTGGATCGATAAGGGCATACAAGTCTTAAGCACTCTTGGAATGAGTTTACCTTCTTTTTTTAGTGCTATTCTTGCGGCTTGGCTTTTTGGTTTTGTACTTCGAGAGTACACAGGTCTCAACATGACAGGAAATCTGTATGAATTGGATGATTTTGGAGAAGAAAAGCGTTTGCATTTCAAAAATCTAATTCTTCCCTCTCTGGTACTAGGTATTCGTCCGTTAGCAGTTGTAGTTCAGCTTATGCGGAGTTCACTTTTAGAAGTATTTCAACAAGACTATATTAGAACTGCAAAGGCAAAAGGCTTAAATACTTATTCTATAATTGTAGGACATAGTCTTAAAAACGCCCTTAACCCTGTTATAACTGCTATTTCTGGATGGTTTGCTTCTATGCTTGCAGGAGCTGTTTTTGTAGAATACATCTTTGGATGGAATGGATTAGGAAAAGAAATTGTTGATGCTTTAAATACCTTAGATTTGCCAATTATAATGGGAGCTGTGTTAACTATAGCTATCGTTTTTATCATTATTAATATATTCGTAGACATCATATATAAATTATTAGACCCAAGAATTACTTAA
- the prmA gene encoding 50S ribosomal protein L11 methyltransferase, whose protein sequence is MTYIEYNFKVLPLQPGRDIILAELGELPFESFEDHESGLLAYIEESKDKDDLVESLFILKSDEFKISYTKTSIPQVNWNEEWEKNFHSIHIDTRCTIRAPFHPKTESEIDIIIMPKMSFGTGHHATTYQISKMLLEEDCKGKRVLDMGCGTGVLGILADIQGAQSVDYIDIDTWCVENAEENLERNSCKGNVLLGGAEKIEKEYDLILANINRNILLRDMSIYSSHLESEGVIYFSGFYNEDLDLIKEEATKQELTFVKNQIKDNWVAAKFTKN, encoded by the coding sequence ATGACATATATAGAATATAATTTTAAAGTTCTCCCGCTCCAACCTGGTAGAGATATTATTCTAGCTGAGCTGGGTGAGCTTCCTTTTGAAAGTTTTGAAGATCACGAAAGTGGTCTTCTTGCTTATATCGAGGAATCTAAAGATAAAGACGATTTAGTAGAGAGTTTATTTATTTTAAAATCTGATGAATTTAAAATATCGTATACTAAAACGTCAATTCCTCAAGTGAATTGGAATGAAGAATGGGAAAAAAACTTCCATTCTATTCATATCGATACACGGTGTACGATAAGAGCTCCTTTTCATCCTAAAACAGAATCTGAAATTGATATTATCATAATGCCTAAAATGTCTTTTGGTACTGGACATCATGCAACGACTTATCAAATTTCTAAAATGCTCTTGGAAGAAGATTGCAAAGGCAAACGTGTTTTAGACATGGGATGTGGCACTGGTGTGTTGGGCATATTAGCAGATATACAAGGAGCACAATCTGTAGATTATATAGATATAGATACTTGGTGCGTAGAAAATGCTGAAGAAAACCTAGAAAGAAACTCGTGTAAAGGAAATGTCCTGTTAGGAGGAGCAGAAAAAATTGAGAAGGAGTATGATCTCATTTTAGCGAACATCAATAGAAACATTTTATTAAGAGACATGTCAATATATTCTTCTCACCTTGAATCTGAAGGTGTGATCTATTTTAGTGGGTTTTATAATGAAGACCTAGATTTAATAAAGGAAGAAGCAACGAAACAAGAGTTGACATTCGTTAAGAATCAGATAAAAGACAACTGGGTGGCTGCCAAATTCACTAAAAATTAA